The following coding sequences are from one Acipenser ruthenus chromosome 7, fAciRut3.2 maternal haplotype, whole genome shotgun sequence window:
- the LOC117416023 gene encoding tyrosine-protein kinase Fer-like, which yields MLKSKSRSPENDVESLKHWQYPEKCGHHIVRAPQPIQTSSNFHGPARLPLLLLSPQLPAPLPLVPEVERPLCQQVWFHGALSRQDAEWLLQKEGDFLVREGGGRSREEVVLSVRSMGQGRHFIIQSIGNAYCFEPQGSWFYTVPLLIEHHVRKKKYLTKKSRVTIRAPVLKVKWELEHEDIVMGELIGSGNFSEVFSGRLASDNTPVAVKLCRDGMPSEIKSRFIEEARILQQYDHPNIVHLIGVCALNPVCIVMELVTGGDFLSFLRSQGGSLYIRDVLKFAEQAAAGMAYLESKNCIHRDLAARNCLVSESSSVLKISDFGMSREVEDGVYCATKGGMKHVPIKWTAPEALKFGRYTTESDVWSYGILLWETFSLGATPYTGMTNQQAREKVERGFRMRAPRFCPSEVYDVMLRCWDERPAYRPSFFDIHCEIAVLLRKMKSCERGSD from the exons ATGCTGAAGAGCAAATCGAGGAGCCCGGAGAACGACGTCGAGTCCCTGAAGCACTGGCAGTACCCCGAAAAATGTGGGCACCATATTGTCAGAGCGCCCCAACCTATCCAG acgTCTAGTAATTTCCATGGCCCAGCTcgtcttcctctcctcctcctctctccccagctCCCAGCCCCCCTGCCCCTGGTCCCCGAGGTGGAGAGGCCGCTGTGCCAGCAGGTCTGGTTCCACGGGGCTCTGTCCCGGCAGGATGCCGAATGGCTGCTGCAGAAAGAGGGCGACTTCCtggtgagggagggaggaggcAGGAGCCGAGAGGAGGTGGTGCTGTCAGTCAGGAGCATGGGGCAGGGCCGACACTTCATCATCCAGAGCATCGGA aacGCATACTGTTTCGAGCCCCAGGGCAGTTGGTTCTACACCGTGCCCCTGTTGATCGAGCACCACGTCAGGAAGAAGAAGTACCTGACAAAGAAATCCAGGGTCACGATCCGAGCGCCGGTACTCAAG GTGAAATGGGAGCTGGAACATGAAGACATCGTGATGGGAGAACTCATTGGCAGT GGTAACTTCAGCGAGGTGTTCAGCGGGCGGCTGGCCTCTGATAACACTCCTGTCGCTGTGAAGCTGTGCAGGGACGGCATGCCCAGCGAGATCAAGAGCAGATTCATCGAGGAGGCGCG GATTCTCCAGCAGTATGATCACCCCAACATTGTGCATCTCATTGGGGTGTGCGCCCTGAACCCCGTCTGTATCGTCATGGAGCTCGTCACAG ggGGTGATTTCCTCTCGTTCCTGCGTTCTCAGGGAGGCAGTCTCTACATCAGGGATGTGCTTAAGTTTGCAGAGCAGGCAGCAGCGGGCATGGCTTACCTGGAGAGCAAGAACTGCATCCACCG GGATCTGGCTGCGCGGAACTGCCTGGTGTCAGAGAGCAGCAGCGTTCTGAAGATCAGCGATTTCGGGATGTCCCGCGAGGTGGAGGATGGGGTATACTGTGCTACCAAGGGAGGCATGAAGCACGTCCCAATCAAGTGGACCGCTCCAGAGGCACTCAAATTCG GCCGCTACACCACGGAGAGTGACGTGTGGAGCTACGGAATCCTCCTCTGGGAAACGTTCAGCCTGGGGGCCACGCCCTACACCGGCATGACCAATCAGCAAGCCCGGGAAAAGGTTGAAAGAG GTTTCCGGATGAGGGCGCCCAGGTTCTGTCCCTCAGAGGTGTACGATGTGATGCTGCGGTGCTGGGATGAGCGCCCTGCATACCGACCAAGCTTCTTCGATATCCACTGCGAGATTGCCGTGCTGCTTCGGAAGATGAAGTCCTGTGAGCGGGGGAGTGACTGA
- the nccrp1 gene encoding F-box only protein 50 yields MAGARSSEWKQKCEMIWKLKQRKVPAPDSVDWKTVFEKKPIERNLIKTPAPEGLSHTSPPPKHEFGGMMGSRPPQFEPEGDFTGWKTSREDLPLDSSGIPPGAVVCHLPNFSWFTLEQRIDLKGEGLWEELLDVYQPNISIQDWYEDSKLHEEVYQLQVRLLGADGQTVIQEFKLNPKNDTAGDPERWLEVSHVFRGYGPGVRHLHFLHRVKTMRMMDFMATRVTDSSVLVKLRD; encoded by the exons ATGGCTGGTGCGCGTTCTTCTGAATGGAAGCAGAAATGCGAGATGATCTGGAAACTGAAGCAACGCAAGGTCCCGGCGCCGGACTCCGTGGACTGGAAGACGGTGTTTGAAAAGAAACCCATTGAACGGAACCTGATTAAAACTCCGGCGCCCGAAG GTCTATCGCACACCAGCCCGCCCCCAAAGCATGAGTTTGGCGGGATGATGGGTTCCCGACCCCCCCAGTTTGAACCGGAag GTGACTTCACAGGCTGGAAGACCAGCAGAGAAGACCTCCCCCTGGACAGCAGTGGAATACCCCCGGGAGCTGTGGTCTGCCACCTGCCCAACTTCag CTGGTTCACTCTGGAGCAGAGAATTGACCTGAAGGGGGAGGGGCTGTGGGAGGAGCTACTGGATGTCTATCAGCCTAACATCAGCATCCAGGACTG GTACGAGGACAGCAAGCTGCATGAAGAGGTCTACCAGCTGCAGGTGAGGCTGCTGGGGGCGGACGGGCAGACTGTCATCCAAGAATTCAAGCTGAACCCCAAAAACGACACCGCTGGGGACCCCGAGCGCTGGCTGGAG gtctCCCACGTGTTTCGTGGGTACGGTCCGGGGGTGCGGCACCTTCACTTCCTGCACAGAGTGAAGACGATGAGGATGATGGATTTCATGGCTACCCGTGTGACGGACAGCTCTGTGCTCGTCAAACTGCGAGACTGA